A region from the Curtobacterium sp. MCBA15_012 genome encodes:
- a CDS encoding GntR family transcriptional regulator, with the protein MTDTDATTADAATSDAAPVSQTTQLYDNLREAILTLDIAPGERISERGLEGRFHASRTPVRAALSRLEREGLILHEGRSWTVTPIDLDEIASLAELRGVLEPAAARLAVERASADQLDEVRAHLDQLRSTPDREAGIRMGSTFHLDLAALGGNRFVTDAIADALTRLERTRWIEVRTAEAREAAWEEHSAILDAVRAGDADRAAEMLAAHVAGTNERLLTFIAQERRRLRGAGMAIIGSALETETVPGAGADPEAPPSLRDR; encoded by the coding sequence CCGACGCGGCGACGTCCGACGCCGCCCCGGTGTCCCAGACGACCCAGCTCTACGACAACCTGCGCGAGGCCATCCTCACCCTCGACATCGCCCCGGGCGAGCGCATCTCCGAGCGTGGGCTCGAGGGGCGCTTCCACGCCTCGCGGACCCCGGTGCGGGCGGCCCTGTCGCGGCTCGAGCGCGAGGGACTCATCCTGCACGAGGGTCGCTCGTGGACGGTGACGCCGATCGACCTCGACGAGATCGCCTCGCTCGCCGAACTCCGTGGCGTGCTCGAGCCCGCGGCCGCGCGTCTGGCGGTCGAGCGTGCCTCGGCAGACCAGCTCGACGAGGTCCGCGCGCACCTCGACCAGCTCCGCAGCACACCGGACCGCGAGGCCGGCATCCGCATGGGCTCGACGTTCCACCTCGACCTCGCCGCGCTGGGCGGCAACCGGTTCGTCACCGACGCCATCGCCGACGCGCTCACGCGGCTCGAGCGCACGCGCTGGATCGAGGTCCGCACCGCCGAGGCCCGCGAGGCCGCGTGGGAGGAGCACAGCGCGATCCTCGACGCGGTCCGCGCGGGCGACGCCGACCGTGCCGCCGAGATGCTCGCGGCGCACGTCGCCGGGACGAACGAGCGGCTCCTGACGTTCATCGCCCAGGAGCGGCGCCGTCTGCGGGGCGCGGGCATGGCGATCATCGGCTCCGCGCTGGAGACCGAGACGGTTCCCGGGGCGGGAGCCGACCCGGAGGCCCCGCCGTCGCTCAGGGACCGCTGA
- a CDS encoding LacI family DNA-binding transcriptional regulator — protein MGPQRTAPPTVYDVASEAGVSIATVSRVLRTPDAVREGTRDRVQAAIRTLGYVPSGNARALAGKRTGVVGLLLPGFDVVPDERPDLVTDGGVRVVDDRRHVTQPTASALYFDEVLRGAEVEAWQRGLALMVAAGRGPSRDVVVNDVAGRVDGLAVMAQTVPDELLDHVARRIPVVVLADDRRSHGFDSVSVDNTAGMRTVASHVIGRLGIRSLAYLAGPIDSPDDIERSAGFRQALADHDLPASSVRVVHGDFGRVRARELAVGLLDGPEVPRAIVCSNDQSALGVLDAAAARGVRVPDELVVTGFDGIDAGRFSSPRLTTVHQPMAELGRAAVRAIVDRLEHRDGPPRAVRLPVEVLLRESCPPSV, from the coding sequence ATGGGTCCGCAGCGCACGGCGCCGCCCACGGTCTACGACGTCGCGTCCGAGGCCGGCGTCTCGATCGCCACGGTCTCGCGCGTGCTCCGCACGCCCGACGCGGTCCGCGAGGGCACCCGCGACCGGGTCCAGGCGGCGATCCGCACGCTCGGCTACGTCCCGTCCGGCAACGCCCGAGCCCTGGCCGGCAAGCGGACCGGCGTGGTCGGTCTCCTGCTGCCCGGGTTCGACGTCGTGCCGGACGAACGGCCCGACCTCGTCACCGACGGCGGCGTGCGCGTGGTCGACGACCGGCGGCACGTCACGCAGCCGACCGCGTCCGCCCTGTACTTCGACGAGGTCCTCCGCGGCGCCGAGGTCGAGGCGTGGCAGCGGGGGCTCGCGCTCATGGTCGCCGCCGGGCGTGGACCGTCCCGCGACGTCGTCGTGAACGACGTCGCCGGTCGGGTCGACGGGCTCGCGGTCATGGCCCAGACAGTGCCGGACGAGCTGCTCGACCACGTCGCCCGCCGGATCCCGGTCGTGGTGCTCGCCGACGACCGGCGTTCGCACGGCTTCGACTCGGTGAGCGTCGACAACACCGCCGGCATGCGCACGGTCGCGTCGCACGTCATCGGCCGGCTCGGCATCCGGTCGCTCGCCTACCTCGCCGGACCGATCGACTCGCCGGACGACATCGAGCGGTCGGCGGGCTTCCGGCAGGCCCTGGCCGACCACGACCTGCCCGCGTCCTCGGTGCGCGTCGTGCACGGTGACTTCGGGCGGGTGCGGGCGCGGGAACTCGCGGTCGGGCTGCTCGACGGACCCGAGGTGCCGCGCGCGATCGTCTGCTCGAACGACCAGTCGGCGCTCGGTGTGCTCGACGCGGCGGCGGCGCGGGGCGTACGGGTCCCCGACGAACTCGTCGTCACGGGGTTCGACGGCATCGACGCGGGACGGTTCTCGTCGCCCCGCCTGACGACCGTGCACCAGCCGATGGCCGAGCTCGGTCGTGCTGCGGTCCGCGCGATCGTGGACCGCCTGGAGCACCGCGACGGACCACCGCGCGCCGTGCGACTGCCGGTCGAGGTCCTGCTGCGCGAGAGCTGCCCGCCGTCCGTCTGA
- a CDS encoding ABC transporter substrate-binding protein, with the protein MTLPPQRRRRRGRLTAALAGIAVVALAATGCSIQVRSQPDPSIGKDTMLINADRGNPLFDRNFNPYISNARTASKWMYEPLIEINPLDGKGTPWLASSWDLPDARTIDMTIRKGVEWSDGTPFSAKDVVFTFDLLKKFPAMDVKGAWQHIDRIERDGDHVVFHLKGEDVPSLNIIGATYILGERHYGGVKDPVTWRDPNPVGTGPFVLGNYSDQQYSMDKNPRYWQADKIAIEHLVLPATNTQLDTVTRGYDWAYSFISDVKGTWGAAADTNKWWFPAGGVIGLIPNLTKAPYDDVNVRKGISYALNRDDIAETASEGNLSAAGQTGLILPNQEQFLDPSIPDKGLITQDTERSLAEFAKSGYTQQGGKLVKDGKQLEINLMTANGYSDWLRAAQQVQRDLGKIGIKVNLQAPQPAGYQQNINNGKFDMAMGGMGNGDVFQAYNSLLSSDFYQPVGKSTVNNYERYRDADTQKLLDEYRGTTDRAEQQRILDQLQRIVYDELPVIGMYYGGLWGLFSDAKFVGWPSAEDPYMAPQNYDSAPLLIFTKLRLRDSAAGKAILDEQRQKTQQTEAGK; encoded by the coding sequence ATGACGCTTCCCCCACAGCGCCGCCGCCGTCGCGGACGCCTGACGGCCGCGCTCGCCGGCATCGCCGTCGTGGCCCTCGCCGCCACCGGCTGCAGCATCCAGGTCCGGTCCCAACCGGACCCGAGCATCGGCAAGGACACGATGCTCATCAACGCGGACCGCGGCAACCCGCTGTTCGACCGCAACTTCAACCCGTACATCTCGAACGCCCGCACCGCGAGCAAGTGGATGTACGAGCCGCTCATCGAGATCAACCCGCTCGACGGCAAGGGCACCCCGTGGCTCGCGAGCTCCTGGGACCTCCCGGACGCGCGGACGATCGACATGACGATCCGGAAGGGCGTCGAGTGGTCCGACGGCACGCCCTTCAGCGCGAAGGACGTCGTCTTCACGTTCGACCTGCTCAAGAAGTTCCCCGCGATGGACGTCAAGGGCGCCTGGCAGCACATCGACCGCATCGAGCGGGACGGTGACCACGTCGTCTTCCACCTCAAGGGAGAGGACGTGCCGAGCCTCAACATCATCGGCGCGACGTACATCCTCGGCGAGCGGCACTACGGCGGGGTGAAGGACCCCGTCACGTGGCGCGACCCGAACCCGGTCGGCACCGGCCCGTTCGTGCTCGGCAACTACTCCGACCAGCAGTACTCGATGGACAAGAACCCGCGGTACTGGCAGGCCGACAAGATCGCGATCGAGCACCTCGTCCTGCCGGCGACGAACACGCAGCTCGACACCGTCACACGCGGCTACGACTGGGCGTACTCGTTCATCTCCGACGTCAAGGGCACCTGGGGCGCGGCCGCCGACACCAACAAGTGGTGGTTCCCGGCCGGCGGCGTCATCGGCCTCATCCCGAACCTGACGAAGGCGCCGTACGACGACGTCAACGTCCGCAAGGGCATCTCGTACGCGCTGAACCGCGACGACATCGCCGAGACGGCGTCCGAGGGCAACCTCAGCGCCGCGGGGCAGACCGGCCTGATCCTGCCGAACCAGGAGCAGTTCCTCGACCCGTCGATCCCGGACAAGGGCCTGATCACGCAGGACACCGAACGGTCCCTCGCCGAGTTCGCGAAGTCCGGCTACACCCAGCAGGGCGGCAAGCTCGTCAAGGACGGCAAGCAGCTCGAGATCAACCTGATGACCGCGAACGGGTACTCGGACTGGCTCCGCGCCGCCCAGCAGGTCCAGCGCGACCTCGGGAAGATCGGCATCAAGGTGAACCTGCAGGCGCCGCAGCCCGCCGGGTACCAGCAGAACATCAACAACGGCAAGTTCGACATGGCGATGGGCGGCATGGGCAACGGCGACGTGTTCCAGGCCTACAACTCGCTGCTGTCGAGCGACTTCTACCAGCCGGTCGGCAAGTCGACGGTGAACAACTACGAGCGCTACCGCGACGCGGACACCCAGAAGCTCCTCGACGAGTACCGGGGCACGACCGACCGGGCCGAGCAACAGCGGATCCTCGACCAGCTGCAGCGGATCGTGTACGACGAACTGCCCGTGATCGGCATGTACTACGGCGGACTCTGGGGACTGTTCAGCGACGCGAAGTTCGTCGGCTGGCCGAGTGCCGAGGACCCGTACATGGCGCCGCAGAACTACGACTCCGCCCCGCTGCTCATCTTCACGAAGCTCCGGCTCCGTGACAGCGCGGCCGGCAAGGCGATCCTCGACGAACAGCGCCAGAAGACGCAGCAGACGGAGGCAGGCAAGTGA
- a CDS encoding ABC transporter permease, producing the protein MKYVLQKLVLFVLTLWAAVTLNFVLPRLMPGSPSDAALAKLSQNGPVTDATKKAIEAQLGVPSGNLWDQYVSYLHQVVTLDFGTSYTFYPQPVGDLVGRALPYTLVLVGTVTILAFVIGTLIGVAAAWKRGTWLDSLPTLSGSFMSTFPYFWTALLLLFFLGYVLHWFPTTGASSATSTPGWNGEYVGDVLRHAILPAVTILVTSLGGWIIGMRNAMINTLGDDYVTFAEANGLRGRTVAIRYAARNAILPNLTGFGLALGGVVGGSVLVEQVFGYPGIGYLLFNAVIGQDYPLMQALFLMITVSVLIANFIVDVLYGVLDPRTRR; encoded by the coding sequence GTGAAGTACGTCCTCCAGAAACTCGTCCTCTTCGTCCTCACCCTGTGGGCCGCGGTCACGCTGAACTTCGTGCTCCCGCGCCTCATGCCGGGCAGCCCCTCGGACGCCGCACTCGCCAAGCTCAGCCAGAACGGTCCCGTCACCGACGCGACCAAGAAGGCCATCGAGGCCCAGCTCGGCGTCCCCAGCGGCAACCTCTGGGACCAGTACGTCAGCTACCTGCACCAGGTCGTCACCCTCGACTTCGGCACGAGCTACACGTTCTACCCGCAGCCCGTCGGTGACCTCGTCGGCCGGGCCCTGCCGTACACGCTCGTCCTCGTCGGCACGGTCACGATCCTCGCGTTCGTGATCGGCACGCTGATCGGCGTCGCGGCGGCCTGGAAGCGCGGCACCTGGCTCGACTCGCTCCCGACGCTCTCGGGCTCGTTCATGTCGACGTTCCCGTACTTCTGGACGGCGCTCCTGCTGCTGTTCTTCCTCGGCTACGTCCTGCACTGGTTCCCGACCACCGGGGCGTCCTCGGCGACGAGCACCCCCGGTTGGAACGGCGAGTACGTCGGCGACGTGCTCCGGCACGCGATCCTCCCGGCGGTGACGATCCTGGTCACGAGCCTCGGCGGCTGGATCATCGGCATGCGCAACGCCATGATCAACACCCTCGGCGACGACTACGTCACCTTCGCCGAGGCGAACGGTCTCCGCGGCCGCACGGTCGCGATCCGGTACGCCGCACGGAACGCGATCCTGCCGAACCTGACCGGCTTCGGCCTGGCCCTCGGCGGTGTCGTCGGCGGCTCGGTCCTGGTCGAGCAGGTGTTCGGCTACCCGGGCATCGGCTACCTGCTGTTCAACGCCGTGATCGGGCAGGACTACCCGCTCATGCAGGCCCTCTTCCTGATGATCACCGTGTCGGTGCTCATCGCCAACTTCATCGTGGACGTCCTGTACGGCGTCCTGGACCCGAGGACGCGCCGATGA
- a CDS encoding ABC transporter permease, with product MTNTRTPDTTVAVRTQDGPEQQAAPSRWKSVGRQFGVVWSNTKARVGICILGFFVLVAIAAPLLAPYGASQNGFARNADASWAHWMGTTAAGEDVLSQIIYGARVSVLVGAVAGFLSTFVAVAIGLSWGYIRGWVAEVIGFVVNLFLVIPGLPLMIVIAAYLQNGGIAVIIAVIVVTGWAWGARVLRSQTQSLRSRDFVTAAQFSGEGATRIVFREILPNMTSLIVGSFFGAATSAILAEAGLEFLGLGDSSIVSWGTILYWAQNSNALLTGQWVLLFAPGLCIALLAMSLTLINFGVDAVSNPRLREGARRKKEAAA from the coding sequence ATGACCAACACGCGCACACCCGACACAACCGTCGCAGTACGCACACAGGACGGGCCGGAACAGCAGGCCGCCCCCTCCAGGTGGAAGTCCGTCGGCCGCCAGTTCGGCGTCGTCTGGAGCAACACCAAGGCCCGCGTCGGCATCTGCATCCTCGGCTTCTTCGTCCTGGTCGCGATCGCCGCCCCGCTCCTCGCCCCGTACGGCGCGAGCCAGAACGGCTTCGCCCGCAACGCCGACGCCAGCTGGGCGCACTGGATGGGCACGACCGCCGCCGGCGAGGACGTCCTCTCCCAGATCATCTACGGCGCCCGGGTCTCGGTGCTCGTCGGTGCGGTAGCGGGCTTCCTGTCCACGTTCGTCGCCGTCGCGATCGGCCTGAGCTGGGGCTACATCCGCGGCTGGGTCGCCGAGGTCATCGGGTTCGTCGTGAACCTGTTCCTCGTCATCCCGGGCCTGCCCCTGATGATCGTGATCGCGGCGTACCTCCAGAACGGCGGCATCGCGGTCATCATCGCGGTGATCGTCGTCACCGGCTGGGCATGGGGTGCACGCGTGCTCCGCTCCCAGACGCAGTCGCTCCGCAGCCGTGACTTCGTGACCGCCGCGCAGTTCTCCGGCGAGGGCGCGACCCGCATCGTGTTCCGCGAGATCCTGCCGAACATGACGAGCCTCATCGTCGGCAGCTTCTTCGGCGCCGCGACGAGCGCGATCCTCGCCGAGGCGGGCCTCGAGTTCCTCGGACTCGGCGACTCCTCGATCGTCAGCTGGGGCACGATCCTCTACTGGGCGCAGAACTCGAACGCGCTGCTCACCGGCCAGTGGGTCCTGCTGTTCGCCCCCGGTCTCTGCATCGCCCTCCTGGCGATGAGCCTCACCCTCATCAACTTCGGCGTCGACGCCGTGTCCAACCCGCGACTGCGCGAGGGCGCGCGCCGCAAGAAGGAGGCAGCAGCATGA
- a CDS encoding ABC transporter ATP-binding protein: MSGQTPDVTSDGLEARGGAATRLPSDATHATQDVLLDVRDLSVVYESAGQTAVQAVDHVSFSLRKGEFVGLVGESGSGKSTLGYALTRLQKPPARTNGGSIVFAGSDIRDLDAEALRQQRQGGFAMVLQSGMNALNPVRTVRNHFGDVFKAHGHVPRERWDARMRELVGKVKLPESMLARYPGELSGGMRQRVSIALALSLEPQLMVFDEPTTALDVLVQHAVMDTIIELQRSEGFTAVLISHDLGIVLEATERVLVMHEGRIVEDGRSLEVLRDPQDDYTKMLLSHYADPRAEVVSLPGFPDRSLRDPSATRQETTSSFSTVGSRERSAAKNPIVVEHLVKTYPAPRRGEQPVQAVRDVSFTLEPGQSLALVGQSGSGKSTIAKMLTGVEQPTSGTVRFGDTDVAKLGRRGLKDLRSEVQMVFQDPYAALNPLHTVEYTLSRPIANYTGLRGRDARRRMLEILETVGLTPVEQFAQKLPHQLSGGQRQRVVIARALASDPQVIIADEPVSMLDVTLRAGVLALLEDLREQWGVSLLYITHDLLSARLITDDVMVLHDGAVVERGRTAEVLQHPQDDYTVALLDAVPNPRRTLLA, encoded by the coding sequence ATGAGCGGCCAGACACCCGACGTGACCAGCGACGGCCTGGAGGCCCGTGGCGGCGCCGCCACGCGCCTCCCGTCCGACGCCACCCACGCCACGCAGGACGTCCTGCTCGACGTGCGCGACCTGTCGGTCGTCTACGAGTCGGCCGGCCAGACGGCCGTCCAGGCCGTCGACCACGTCTCGTTCAGCCTGCGCAAGGGCGAGTTCGTCGGCCTGGTCGGTGAGTCCGGCTCGGGCAAGTCGACCCTCGGCTACGCGCTCACCCGGCTGCAGAAGCCGCCGGCGCGCACGAACGGCGGCAGCATCGTCTTCGCCGGGAGCGACATCCGCGACCTCGACGCCGAGGCGCTGCGCCAGCAGCGGCAGGGCGGCTTCGCGATGGTGCTGCAGTCCGGCATGAACGCGCTCAACCCGGTGCGGACCGTCCGGAACCACTTCGGCGACGTCTTCAAGGCTCACGGCCACGTGCCGCGGGAGCGCTGGGACGCCCGGATGCGCGAACTCGTCGGCAAGGTGAAGCTGCCGGAGTCGATGCTCGCGCGCTACCCGGGGGAGCTCTCCGGCGGCATGCGCCAGCGCGTGTCGATCGCCCTCGCGCTGTCCCTCGAGCCGCAGCTCATGGTGTTCGACGAGCCGACCACGGCCCTCGACGTCCTCGTGCAGCACGCCGTGATGGACACCATCATCGAGCTGCAGCGGTCCGAGGGGTTCACCGCGGTCCTCATCAGCCACGACCTCGGCATCGTGCTCGAGGCGACCGAGCGCGTGCTCGTCATGCACGAGGGGCGGATCGTCGAGGACGGCCGCTCGCTCGAGGTCCTCCGCGACCCGCAGGACGACTACACGAAGATGCTCCTGTCGCACTACGCCGACCCGCGTGCGGAGGTCGTGAGCCTGCCGGGCTTCCCCGACCGCTCCCTGCGCGACCCGTCGGCCACGCGGCAGGAGACGACGTCGTCGTTCAGCACGGTCGGGTCGCGCGAGCGCTCCGCGGCGAAGAACCCGATCGTGGTCGAGCACCTCGTGAAGACCTACCCGGCACCCCGTCGCGGCGAGCAGCCCGTGCAGGCCGTGCGCGACGTCTCGTTCACGCTCGAGCCCGGGCAGTCGCTCGCCCTCGTCGGCCAGTCCGGCTCGGGCAAGTCGACGATCGCGAAGATGCTGACCGGCGTCGAGCAGCCCACCAGCGGCACGGTCCGGTTCGGCGACACCGACGTGGCGAAGCTCGGCAGGCGCGGCCTGAAGGACCTGCGTTCCGAGGTGCAGATGGTGTTCCAGGACCCGTACGCGGCGCTCAACCCGCTGCACACGGTCGAGTACACGCTGTCCCGGCCGATCGCGAACTACACCGGGCTCCGCGGCCGGGACGCCCGGCGCCGGATGCTCGAGATCCTCGAGACCGTGGGCCTGACGCCCGTCGAGCAGTTCGCGCAGAAGCTCCCGCACCAGCTCTCCGGCGGGCAGCGGCAGCGCGTGGTCATCGCCCGGGCGCTCGCGAGCGACCCGCAGGTGATCATCGCCGACGAGCCCGTCTCGATGCTCGACGTCACGCTGCGCGCCGGCGTGCTCGCGCTGCTCGAGGACCTGCGGGAGCAGTGGGGCGTCTCGCTCCTCTACATCACGCACGACCTGCTCAGCGCGCGCCTCATCACCGACGACGTCATGGTGCTGCACGACGGCGCCGTGGTCGAGCGCGGCCGCACGGCCGAGGTGCTGCAGCACCCGCAGGACGACTACACGGTCGCGCTGCTGGACGCGGTGCCGAACCCGCGGCGGACACTGCTCGCATGA
- a CDS encoding alpha/beta fold hydrolase: protein MSTLHEFPSVPPFGHLPTPEGVDVVGVDLPVGRLTAYRVVPSGPSKGTVLVVPGYTGSKEDWRTFMPLLREAGWTAVAISRRGQADSAAPTSPRDYSLEQEAADVVRVAALLDDGAPVHLIGHSLGGVIARAAAIASPRSFRSVVQFCSGPYGWPYRKVTELTILHDTAGDLRTLFDATNPLWAGRPDEELPDDVRMVRDRFDATSPLSVVAGGHILEDHTDSSAELRATGLPVLVAHGEWDGAWPIPWQRQMAEDTGARYEVVPTSYHGPHVENPTATIALFDDFLSAH from the coding sequence ATGAGCACGCTCCACGAGTTCCCGTCCGTCCCGCCCTTCGGCCACCTGCCCACGCCCGAGGGGGTCGACGTCGTCGGCGTCGACCTCCCGGTCGGGCGGCTCACCGCCTACCGCGTGGTCCCGTCCGGGCCGTCGAAGGGCACGGTCCTGGTCGTCCCCGGGTACACCGGCTCGAAGGAGGACTGGCGCACCTTCATGCCGCTCCTCCGCGAGGCCGGCTGGACCGCGGTCGCGATCAGCCGCCGTGGCCAGGCCGACTCCGCCGCGCCCACCTCGCCCCGCGACTACTCGCTCGAGCAGGAGGCCGCCGACGTCGTCCGGGTCGCCGCACTGCTCGACGACGGCGCGCCCGTCCACCTGATCGGACACTCGCTCGGCGGCGTGATCGCCCGCGCGGCCGCCATCGCGTCGCCGCGGTCGTTCCGGAGCGTCGTGCAGTTCTGCTCCGGCCCGTACGGCTGGCCCTACCGCAAGGTCACCGAGCTGACGATCCTGCACGACACCGCCGGCGACCTCCGCACGCTGTTCGACGCCACGAACCCGCTGTGGGCCGGCCGTCCCGACGAGGAACTCCCCGACGACGTCCGCATGGTGCGCGACCGCTTCGACGCGACCAGCCCGCTGAGCGTCGTCGCCGGCGGCCACATCCTCGAGGACCACACCGACAGCTCCGCCGAGCTCCGCGCGACCGGGCTCCCGGTCCTCGTGGCGCACGGCGAGTGGGACGGCGCCTGGCCGATCCCGTGGCAGCGGCAGATGGCCGAGGACACCGGCGCACGCTACGAGGTCGTCCCCACGAGCTACCACGGACCCCACGTCGAGAACCCCACCGCGACCATCGCGCTGTTCGACGACTTCCTGTCGGCGCACTGA
- a CDS encoding family 1 glycosylhydrolase produces the protein MITTLQFPDGFLWGAATAAHQIEGNNVNSNWWVHEHEPDTTIVEPSGDAADSYHRYREDIRIAADLGLNSYRFSIEWARIEPERGHVSRAEIDHYRRMVEACHEAGIEPIVTLMHFTVPRWFERDGFWRADDAADLFARYTEAALPVVQDGVRYVCTINEPNIAAMLAGGEDAANLVAYGLPNPDLHVADQLLASHKRSREVLSQVSGLQSGWTIATQAFRANGEPGSEQMLREYGYPRDDWYLEQAAGDDFLGVQAYTRTFIGASGPVPVAEDVETTLTGWEFYPEASADGLRSAWELSGHVPLMITENGIATADDSRRVAYTQGALEGIHRCIEDGIEVLGYQHWSLLDNYEWASGYRPTFGLVAWDRETFARTPKDSARWYGKVAQANALETRRD, from the coding sequence ATCATCACCACGCTGCAGTTCCCCGACGGCTTCCTCTGGGGCGCCGCCACCGCCGCCCACCAGATCGAGGGCAACAACGTCAACAGCAACTGGTGGGTGCACGAGCACGAGCCCGACACCACCATCGTCGAACCCTCCGGCGACGCCGCGGACAGCTACCACCGCTACCGCGAGGACATCAGGATCGCCGCCGACCTCGGCCTGAACTCCTACCGGTTCAGCATCGAGTGGGCGCGCATCGAGCCCGAGCGCGGCCACGTCTCGCGTGCCGAGATCGACCACTACCGCCGCATGGTCGAGGCCTGCCACGAGGCCGGCATCGAACCGATCGTCACGCTCATGCACTTCACCGTCCCGCGCTGGTTCGAGCGCGACGGGTTCTGGCGCGCCGACGACGCCGCCGACCTCTTCGCCCGCTACACCGAGGCCGCGCTCCCCGTCGTGCAGGACGGCGTCCGCTACGTCTGCACGATCAACGAGCCGAACATCGCCGCGATGCTCGCCGGGGGCGAGGACGCCGCGAACCTGGTCGCGTACGGGCTCCCCAACCCGGACCTGCACGTGGCCGACCAGCTGCTCGCCTCGCACAAGCGCTCCCGCGAGGTCCTGTCGCAGGTCTCCGGCCTGCAGTCCGGCTGGACCATCGCGACGCAGGCGTTCCGCGCGAACGGTGAGCCCGGGTCCGAGCAGATGCTCCGCGAGTACGGGTACCCGCGCGACGACTGGTACCTCGAGCAGGCCGCCGGCGACGACTTCCTCGGCGTGCAGGCCTACACGCGCACGTTCATCGGCGCCTCCGGGCCGGTCCCGGTCGCGGAGGACGTCGAGACGACCCTGACCGGGTGGGAGTTCTACCCCGAGGCCTCGGCCGACGGACTCCGCAGCGCGTGGGAGCTCTCCGGCCACGTGCCGCTGATGATCACCGAGAACGGCATCGCCACCGCCGACGACTCCCGCCGGGTCGCCTACACCCAGGGCGCCCTCGAGGGGATCCACCGCTGCATCGAGGACGGCATCGAGGTCCTCGGCTACCAGCACTGGTCCCTGCTCGACAACTACGAGTGGGCCTCCGGCTACCGGCCGACCTTCGGGCTCGTGGCGTGGGACCGCGAGACCTTCGCGCGCACGCCGAAGGACTCGGCGCGCTGGTACGGGAAGGTCGCGCAGGCGAACGCGCTCGAGACGCGTCGCGACTGA
- a CDS encoding ankyrin repeat domain-containing protein, with translation MRWSRVGWPGVGYVSFEDVEGYAEHLARLVTDAPPSVAALASVTWNEARIAAWHDTDQQTPSGAQDTAGIDDAPTRSVRAVVVVRTDEVLDTPDGLWRRWNHAQVTLDFERAVLEPADTAPLAVLAGDVQVSRGEIAHVDADVWELRLLLSPTGELAVHFRDVAIAVRPVHEQVWTDLGERPAHGWHGPVPDGWLEWAAPAVRAAGHGDVGGLSLELDGFGVDPTGIDEVDPRWGFAPLHAAAWFDRRGTIEALLERGADVTVPDAEGRTALDLARERGARRAEEALLAWYDRPATDDPAV, from the coding sequence GTGCGATGGAGTCGAGTGGGCTGGCCCGGTGTCGGGTACGTCTCGTTCGAGGACGTCGAGGGCTACGCCGAACACCTCGCCCGCCTGGTCACCGACGCCCCACCATCGGTCGCGGCCCTCGCCTCCGTGACCTGGAACGAAGCCCGGATCGCCGCGTGGCACGACACCGACCAGCAGACCCCGTCCGGCGCCCAGGACACGGCAGGCATCGACGACGCCCCGACCCGGTCGGTCCGGGCGGTCGTGGTGGTCCGCACCGACGAGGTCCTCGACACCCCGGACGGTCTGTGGCGGCGCTGGAACCACGCGCAGGTCACGCTCGACTTCGAGCGGGCCGTGCTCGAACCGGCCGACACCGCTCCGCTCGCCGTCCTGGCGGGCGACGTGCAGGTCTCGCGCGGTGAGATCGCCCACGTCGACGCCGACGTCTGGGAGCTCCGGCTGCTCCTCTCCCCCACCGGCGAGCTCGCGGTGCACTTCCGGGACGTCGCGATCGCGGTGCGGCCGGTGCACGAGCAGGTGTGGACCGACCTCGGGGAGCGTCCGGCGCACGGCTGGCACGGTCCGGTGCCGGACGGCTGGCTGGAGTGGGCAGCGCCGGCGGTCCGTGCGGCCGGGCACGGTGACGTCGGGGGCCTGTCGCTCGAGCTGGACGGGTTCGGCGTCGACCCGACCGGCATCGACGAGGTCGACCCCCGCTGGGGTTTCGCCCCGCTGCACGCCGCCGCGTGGTTCGACCGACGCGGCACGATCGAGGCGCTCCTGGAACGCGGCGCGGACGTCACGGTGCCGGACGCCGAGGGCCGCACGGCGCTCGACCTCGCGCGCGAGCGCGGTGCGCGCCGGGCCGAGGAGGCGCTGCTCGCCTGGTACGACCGGCCCGCCACCGACGACCCCGCCGTCTGA